The DNA sequence ACCATCTGTCTTTAATTTCCCGGCTCATCTACAAAGAGTAGGTTTACCATTAGATCTATGTTTTTGATAGCTTGTCATTTAGCTcagttatatattttatttttcaacttTAGCCAGTGACACCCAGGAAAACAAGAACATCAAGGAAAGCTGTAGAGAACCCACCAGTGGACTGTCCTCAGCAGTTACAAGAGACTAAACCTCTGCCTAATGTAGTGAGTATTTGTATGAATTATGCACCAAAGAGTAGGTTTACCATTAGATGACATGTTTTTGATAGCTTGTCATTTAGCTCCgttatatattttattctttaaCTTTAGCCAGTGACACCCAGGAAAATAAGAACATCAAGGAAAGCTGTAGAGAACCCACCAGTGGACTGTCCTCAGCAGTCACAAGAGACTAAACCTCTGCCTAATGTAGTGAGTATTTGTATGGATTATGCACCAAACAGATATGACCGTGATATAATCATAATAGAAACATTTTCATCCTTCTTTCTTATAGGACCACTCCTATGCATTGCCTGCAGATCCCACTAATCTAAAGGCCAGACTCAGCGAAGCCTTGGCTAGAGTGGAGAGTCTGGAGCGAGACATGAGGAACGTGAAGAAACGGGAACAAAGGGCAAAGAACATGGTGCTTGCTCTTCTAGAAGACCTGGATGGA is a window from the Garra rufa unplaced genomic scaffold, GarRuf1.0 hap1_unplaced_002, whole genome shotgun sequence genome containing:
- the LOC141305428 gene encoding THAP domain-containing protein 6-like, with translation MPDSCAAWGCKNRRTIQSKYRGITFHKFPREKALRRQWELATRRKGFSASDCSVLCSEHFKPQDVDRTGQIVRIREGAKPSVFNFPAHLQRPVTPRKTRTSRKAVENPPVDCPQQLQETKPLPNVPVTPRKIRTSRKAVENPPVDCPQQSQETKPLPNVDHSYALPADPTNLKARLSEALARVESLERDMRNVKKREQRAKNMVLALLEDLDGKKLINEELKHKLNFYSGKMKIKS